The proteins below come from a single Argentina anserina chromosome 1, drPotAnse1.1, whole genome shotgun sequence genomic window:
- the LOC126795597 gene encoding uncharacterized protein LOC126795597 — protein sequence MVIISNSSRRASTTLEKLGSLGVDPSLFVGAITSGELTHQSLQRRDDAWFAALGKSCIHMTWSACGAISLEGLGLQVVEIVKDADFILTHGTEALGNPSSDAIPMKLEELENIPEQCAAKRIPMVVANTDFVTVEARALGVMPGTLAAKYEELGGEVKWMGKPDKIIYKSGMALVGVEPIDSIAVGDSLHHDIKGANAAAIQSVLITGGIHATELGLGNYADVADLSSVQALGSKYDAYPSYVLPAFTR from the exons ATGGTGATTATAAGTAACTCCTCTAGACGAGCGTCTACAACATTGGAGAAATTGGGAAGCCTTGGGGTCGATCCTTCTCTCTTTGTAGGAGCCATTACTAGTGGAGAGCTAACACATCAGAGCTTGCAAAG GAGAGATGATGCTTGGTTTGCAGCACTGGGAAAATCTTGCATTCATATGACTTGGAGTGCTTGTGGTGCCATATCTCTTGAG GGCCTTGGCTTACAAGTTGTGGAAATTGTTAAAGATGCTGACTTTATTTTGACCCATGGCACTGAAGCCTTGGGGAATCCTTCTAGTGATGCAATTCCCATGAAACTGGAGGAACTTGAGAATATACCGGAACAATGTGCTGCTAAGCGCATTCCTATGGTGGTGGCCAATACTGATTTTGTAACTGTTGAGGCTAGAGCTTTGGGTGTAATGCCAG GGACTCTGGCTGCCAAATATGAAGAGCTAGGGGGTGAAGTGAAATGGATGGGCAAGCCCGATAAG ATCATCTATAAATCAGGCATGGCCTTAGTTGGTGTAGAACCTATTGATTCTATTGCAGTGGGGGATTCTCTTCATCATGACATCAAGGGTGCAAATGCAGCTGCAATCCAATCAGTCTTAATCACTGGTGGAATCCATGCAACGGAACTTGGACTTGGTAATTACGCAGACGTGGCAGATTTATCATCTGTGCAAGCTCTTGGTTCCAAGTATGATGCTTACCCGTCGTATGTTTTACCTGCCTTTACACGGTAG
- the LOC126800237 gene encoding LOW QUALITY PROTEIN: uncharacterized protein LOC126800237 (The sequence of the model RefSeq protein was modified relative to this genomic sequence to represent the inferred CDS: inserted 2 bases in 1 codon) has product MAHSLTSSPATATTPISARTKSSAHFPSSIKVKACHQVSDGPNKLVHRRAAGLGLAGAVVSFIVGDRSANAAARRPPPPTVDEKEKKDPNVSGALAKVLASKKRXEAMKEAVAKLREKGKSIPQ; this is encoded by the exons ATGGCTCATTCTCTAACCTCGTCGCCGGCTACTGCAACAACGCCAATATCAGCAAGGACCAAGAGCAGCGCCCATTTTCCGTCGTCTATCAAAGTTAAGGCCTGCCATCAAGTCTCAGATGGTCCCAACAAACTTGTTCACCGCAG ggctgcgggctTGGGTTTGGCTGGTGCCGTGGTGAGCTTTATCGTTGGTGACCGGAGTGCCAATGCAGCTGCCAGAAGGCCGCCGCCGCCTACGGTTGacgagaaggagaagaaggatcCCAATGTGAGTGGTGCGCTTGCAAAAGTGTTGGCTAGCAAAAAGAG GGAAGCCATGAAGGAAGCGGTGGCTAAACTAAGAGAGAAAGGAAAGTCTATTCCACAGTAG